The Pseudoalteromonas marina genome segment AACAAGTGTTTCAAGTAACTCAACAGGTTTAGCTGTGCTATGCGCAATGACACGCTCGCTTACTTTTGCGTAATCAAGTGCTAGATTAATGTCATCATTTGCGGCGGCTGGTTTAATATCACTTAGCATTTCAATATCAAAATAAAGGCTCTGTTTACTTTCTTTTTCAAAGTCGTACACTCCAATAATAGTGTCGACGTGCAATTGAGATATAAATACCTTATCCATTGATACTCCAAAAGACCAACAACTGTTCTAACCACATAAACTAATTATAAATTAATATTGTATATGCTTTAATCAGTGTTTAAATATGTAAAAATTCCTTCTACAATAGCAAAATAACGCGTTTAGCTAAATTTGGTAGAAGTATATTAATTTTCACGATAAATTTTGCCGCCAATAATAGCCCAAAAACGATGTTAATTGCATTAAATGTAATGGGTATAACGATAAAAATATAAGGAACTATGTGTTAGCTATTTTGATGTTTGTTTTAGCGTACCTACTTGGGTCGATTTCATCGGCTATCTTAGTGTCGCGTCTATTTAAACTTCAAGATCCCCGTACACATGGCTCAAATAATCCAGGCGCAACTAATGTTTACCGCTTAGGTGGCGCTTTTCCTGCTGTTTTAGTTCTTGTTTTTGATATTTTAAAAGGCACGATACCCGTGTGGGGGGCTTATTTTTTACAACTTGAGCCTTTGGTACTTGGCTTAGTTGCCGTTGGCGCCTGTTTAGGCCACATGTACCCTGTATTTTTTAATTTTAAAGGAGGTAAAGCCGTTGCAACAGCATTTGGGGCTTTACTCC includes the following:
- the plsY gene encoding glycerol-3-phosphate 1-O-acyltransferase PlsY, producing the protein MLAILMFVLAYLLGSISSAILVSRLFKLQDPRTHGSNNPGATNVYRLGGAFPAVLVLVFDILKGTIPVWGAYFLQLEPLVLGLVAVGACLGHMYPVFFNFKGGKAVATAFGALLPIGLSLAGLLITTWLIIVAVSRYSSLAALVTVLLAPLYTWLIKPLYTLPVVFITVLIIFRHRTNIVRLFAGEEPKVGAKKAPTDENKPT
- the folB gene encoding dihydroneopterin aldolase; protein product: MDKVFISQLHVDTIIGVYDFEKESKQSLYFDIEMLSDIKPAAANDDINLALDYAKVSERVIAHSTAKPVELLETLVEQLADIILTEFNTTQVKIRVSKPAAVAQAQTVGVEITRNKASV